Proteins from a single region of Ferroacidibacillus organovorans:
- a CDS encoding AMP-binding protein codes for MSKYGEKPWLRHYSSFVPGELPAPEGTLLDQLLTRAKATPDAPAFHYFDVTVSYHQLDEWSTRLAAKFAQWGVGRGDRVAIYTQNNPAFLIGQYAAWKRGAIVVPLNPMFKEKELEYHLNDSGAKVMVALESLYETCAKSVVPVTCVQNVVVTHETDFLTEGHVAAIPMFREIVRAKQGDADDLMEVLVSMSADDSVCVANRPDDIAFLVYTSGTTGNPKGAMNLHRNVLFNATVYQTWMQMGEMDRILGLAPLFHITGLVGHVALSMQAGAPLVLFHRFDPQEVFRLIQMWQPTMTVASITAFIALMNHPASRTANLQSLTKCYSGGAPIPPSLTEQFEERFGVYIHNIYGLTESNSPTHAVPLYQRAPVDPQSGALSIGLPVPNCEARIVEVENPQREVPAGMAGEYAVRGPMIFAGYWNKPEATEKAFHEGYFLTGDVAVMDEGGWFYIVDRKKDMIIASGFKVWPREVEDMLYQHPAVKEAAVIGVPDAYRGETVKAFIAVKDEYVDHVEPEEIIQFCKKRMAAYKYPRQVVILPELPKTATGKFLRRELRAH; via the coding sequence ATGAGCAAATACGGGGAGAAACCTTGGCTGCGTCACTATTCTTCCTTTGTACCAGGCGAACTGCCTGCGCCTGAAGGTACGCTTTTGGATCAATTGCTCACGCGAGCAAAAGCAACGCCCGATGCCCCAGCCTTTCACTATTTTGACGTGACGGTGTCGTATCATCAATTGGATGAATGGTCAACGCGCCTTGCGGCAAAGTTTGCGCAGTGGGGGGTCGGACGCGGCGACCGTGTCGCGATTTACACACAGAACAATCCAGCCTTCCTGATCGGTCAGTACGCGGCGTGGAAGCGCGGCGCAATCGTTGTTCCGCTAAACCCTATGTTTAAGGAAAAGGAATTGGAGTATCACTTGAATGATTCAGGCGCAAAGGTCATGGTGGCTTTGGAATCGCTGTATGAAACATGTGCAAAATCGGTCGTTCCAGTTACATGTGTGCAAAACGTGGTGGTGACGCACGAGACGGATTTTCTGACGGAGGGGCACGTGGCAGCAATTCCAATGTTTCGTGAAATCGTGCGCGCAAAGCAAGGCGATGCGGATGATTTGATGGAGGTGTTAGTGTCGATGTCCGCCGATGATTCGGTGTGCGTCGCGAATCGCCCTGATGACATTGCCTTTTTGGTCTATACGTCGGGCACCACAGGAAATCCAAAAGGAGCGATGAACCTTCACCGCAACGTACTCTTCAACGCCACGGTGTACCAGACGTGGATGCAAATGGGGGAGATGGATCGCATACTCGGTCTTGCTCCGCTGTTTCACATCACGGGCCTGGTGGGGCATGTTGCGCTGTCGATGCAGGCGGGAGCGCCGCTTGTATTATTCCATCGTTTCGACCCGCAAGAAGTCTTCCGGTTGATCCAAATGTGGCAACCCACCATGACCGTTGCATCGATCACGGCATTCATTGCCCTGATGAACCATCCCGCCAGCCGTACGGCAAATCTGCAATCCTTGACGAAATGCTATAGCGGTGGTGCGCCGATTCCCCCTAGCCTTACTGAACAATTTGAGGAAAGGTTTGGTGTGTACATTCACAACATTTACGGATTGACGGAGAGCAACTCACCGACACACGCCGTTCCGCTTTATCAGCGCGCTCCTGTGGATCCGCAAAGTGGCGCGTTGTCCATCGGTCTCCCTGTTCCGAACTGTGAAGCGAGGATCGTGGAAGTCGAGAATCCGCAACGCGAGGTCCCGGCCGGGATGGCAGGGGAGTATGCTGTTCGCGGCCCAATGATTTTCGCGGGTTATTGGAATAAGCCGGAAGCTACGGAAAAAGCGTTTCACGAAGGGTATTTTTTGACCGGAGATGTAGCCGTGATGGATGAGGGTGGATGGTTTTATATCGTCGATCGAAAAAAAGACATGATCATCGCGTCCGGTTTCAAGGTGTGGCCGCGCGAGGTTGAAGATATGCTTTATCAACATCCGGCAGTGAAGGAAGCGGCTGTCATCGGAGTTCCTGACGCGTATCGCGGGGAAACGGTCAAAGCGTTTATCGCCGTGAAGGACGAGTATGTAGATCACGTCGAACCTGAGGAAATCATCCAGTTTTGCAAAAAGCGGATGGCGGCTTACAAGTATCCCCGCCAAGTCGTGATCCTGCCTGAACTGCCCAAAACGGCAACAGGGAAATTCTTGCGCAGGGAGTTGCGCGCTCATTAA
- a CDS encoding ABC transporter permease encodes MRAALNYWKYELIRTMRDRRFFLLTLGMPVIFYFVFINQQGGALRIAGTFWSHYFMVSMASFGVVGSSINTLGVRLAAERQSGWVRYLRTTPLSSFGYALAKILTQLTLSLLIILCIFLVAHFSQNVSLSGGAWLAITLWLWIGSLPFAALGVFIGLTGNAAQPLGTLMYLVASMLGGLWTPIQALPSVMQTIAKWTPTYHYAHPAWRILAGQSIQASDILVLLGWTVLFLIGSVALQRRIDTKAQM; translated from the coding sequence GTGAGAGCAGCCTTGAACTACTGGAAATACGAGCTCATCCGCACAATGCGTGATCGCCGCTTTTTTCTCCTCACACTCGGAATGCCTGTCATCTTCTATTTCGTCTTTATCAATCAACAAGGTGGCGCACTGCGAATTGCGGGGACGTTTTGGAGTCACTACTTTATGGTCTCCATGGCATCGTTTGGTGTCGTCGGATCTTCGATCAATACGCTTGGCGTACGATTGGCCGCAGAACGGCAGAGCGGCTGGGTGCGCTATTTGCGAACAACCCCGCTCTCCTCCTTCGGATACGCGCTCGCGAAAATCTTGACGCAGTTGACACTCTCTCTCCTTATCATTCTCTGCATTTTTCTCGTCGCGCACTTCTCCCAGAATGTCTCGCTCTCTGGCGGCGCATGGCTTGCGATCACGCTTTGGCTCTGGATTGGTTCCCTGCCGTTTGCCGCGCTTGGCGTATTCATCGGACTGACTGGCAACGCGGCGCAACCGCTCGGAACACTGATGTACCTGGTGGCCTCTATGCTGGGCGGGCTGTGGACCCCCATTCAGGCGTTGCCAAGCGTCATGCAGACCATCGCAAAATGGACGCCTACATACCATTATGCCCACCCCGCGTGGCGCATCCTGGCAGGCCAATCCATTCAAGCGTCGGACATCCTTGTCCTGCTCGGTTGGACGGTCTTGTTTCTTATCGGCTCTGTCGCGCTGCAACGCAGGATCGATACAAAAGCGCAGATGTGA
- a CDS encoding ABC transporter ATP-binding protein, giving the protein MSTVIEMENVSKVFGKKRAVHSMSFVMERGHAVALLGPNGAGKTTSIAMMLGLTKPTSGRVRLFDGDPKTAAAHERIGVMLQEVSVPPRLSVRETIDMFRGFYPRPLPTDRLLQVSGLTEDQKTMAQKLSGGKMRRLQFTLALAGDPDVLFLDEPTVGMDVASRRAFWDEVRTFLRAGKTLMLTTHDLQEADMLADRIVVMQNGAVIADAPPESIKMQFGGRTVSFVAGSDIDFERLRRLPDVTDVQTVGRQVTVRTQNSDALLKTLILESWDIRDIQVHGGGLEDAFVRLTEEGGEAQ; this is encoded by the coding sequence GTGTCGACGGTCATCGAGATGGAAAACGTCTCAAAAGTGTTTGGCAAGAAGCGCGCCGTCCATTCGATGAGCTTTGTGATGGAGCGCGGACATGCTGTGGCGCTACTCGGTCCAAACGGGGCCGGAAAAACGACGAGCATCGCGATGATGCTCGGTTTGACAAAGCCAACGTCCGGCCGCGTGCGCCTGTTTGATGGCGATCCCAAAACGGCGGCGGCGCACGAGCGCATCGGTGTGATGCTGCAAGAGGTCAGTGTCCCGCCGCGGCTCAGCGTGCGCGAGACGATCGACATGTTTCGCGGCTTCTATCCAAGGCCGCTGCCGACAGATCGCCTGCTGCAGGTGAGCGGACTCACAGAAGATCAAAAAACGATGGCACAGAAGCTCTCTGGCGGAAAGATGAGACGACTTCAGTTCACGCTTGCCTTGGCTGGCGACCCGGACGTCCTCTTTCTTGATGAGCCAACCGTCGGTATGGATGTGGCGTCCCGCAGGGCGTTTTGGGATGAGGTGCGCACATTTTTACGCGCAGGCAAAACGTTGATGCTGACAACGCATGATCTGCAAGAGGCTGACATGCTCGCTGACCGCATCGTCGTCATGCAAAATGGCGCTGTGATAGCGGACGCACCTCCTGAGTCGATCAAGATGCAATTCGGCGGACGCACCGTCTCTTTTGTCGCGGGTTCAGACATCGATTTCGAGCGACTCAGGAGACTCCCTGATGTGACGGATGTGCAGACGGTGGGGCGGCAGGTGACCGTGCGCACGCAGAATTCGGACGCGCTACTCAAAACGCTCATCCTCGAGTCATGGGATATCCGGGATATTCAGGTGCACGGCGGGGGCTTGGAAGACGCATTTGTGCGCCTGACTGAAGAAGGGGGGGAAGCACAGTGA
- a CDS encoding response regulator, translating to MTPPPIRILVVDDQALIRQGFIYILGTQSDFQVVAQACDGREAVSLAAETKPDVILMDIRMPNANGIEAMRAILQVDSAIKIILLTTFDDEAYVFEGIRAGAVGYLLKDASTGDLFDAIRAVRSGQAVYRTCFAAKMISQAVSHSRQSSHETVQDVASESASNDGANLPVSSQQETLAEPLTEREVDVLQQMAYGKRNTEIATSLFISEGTVKTHVHRILQKLNVEDRTQAVVYALRCGLVH from the coding sequence ATCACTCCTCCCCCAATCCGCATCCTTGTTGTCGACGATCAGGCGCTGATCCGCCAAGGTTTCATCTACATCCTTGGCACACAATCCGATTTTCAGGTGGTCGCGCAAGCGTGTGATGGACGAGAGGCCGTCTCGCTTGCTGCAGAGACGAAACCCGACGTGATCTTGATGGATATCCGGATGCCAAACGCAAACGGAATCGAAGCGATGCGAGCCATCCTGCAAGTTGATTCTGCGATCAAGATCATCCTGCTCACCACATTTGATGACGAGGCATACGTTTTTGAAGGCATTCGGGCAGGGGCTGTCGGCTATCTCCTCAAAGACGCGAGTACAGGCGATCTGTTTGACGCGATTCGCGCCGTGCGCAGTGGCCAGGCTGTGTACCGCACCTGTTTTGCGGCCAAAATGATCTCGCAAGCCGTGTCCCATTCTCGGCAATCGTCCCACGAAACTGTGCAGGATGTTGCCTCGGAATCAGCATCGAATGACGGCGCGAATCTACCTGTGTCTTCGCAGCAGGAGACGCTTGCCGAACCGCTGACGGAGCGCGAAGTCGACGTCTTGCAGCAGATGGCCTATGGAAAGCGCAACACAGAGATCGCCACGTCGCTTTTTATCTCCGAAGGAACAGTCAAAACGCATGTGCACCGCATCCTGCAAAAACTGAATGTAGAAGATCGAACGCAGGCCGTCGTTTACGCCCTGCGCTGCGGACTCGTACACTGA